A stretch of the Bacillus sp. B-jedd genome encodes the following:
- the thiI gene encoding tRNA uracil 4-sulfurtransferase ThiI, whose protein sequence is MQYDRILIRYGEISTKKRNRGKFVEKLRKGIKYSLAGHPSIKIEAERDRMYVLLNGEPSGPVIEKLEKVFGIHSLSPAIRAERELPSMKEAALTLMKSFYSEGKTFKITAKRSDKTFELDTDGINQLFGAFILKNFPDIKVNVKKPDINLTIEVRKDAAYLSCETIRGAGGLPIGTGGKGMLMISGGIDSPVAGYLAMKRGVELEAIHFHSPPFTSERAKQKVIDLAEKLSEVSGSIRLHIVPFTEIQQAIRSQIPENYSMTATRRAMLRIADQIRERQGGLAIITGESLGQVASQTLESMYAINEVTNTPVLRPLITMDKTEIIELATQLGTYDISILPYEDCCTVFVPSSPKTKPKLEKVQYYESFHDFGPLMESAVEGTETIRISPGYSSYYAGINNLF, encoded by the coding sequence ATGCAATATGACAGAATTTTAATCAGATATGGAGAAATTTCCACCAAAAAGCGTAACCGCGGCAAATTTGTAGAAAAACTTAGGAAGGGAATTAAATATTCCCTTGCAGGCCATCCTTCAATCAAAATAGAAGCGGAAAGAGACAGGATGTATGTTTTGTTAAATGGTGAGCCGAGCGGCCCTGTCATAGAAAAACTAGAAAAAGTTTTTGGCATCCACTCATTGAGCCCTGCTATCCGAGCCGAGAGGGAGCTTCCTTCAATGAAGGAAGCCGCGCTGACCTTAATGAAATCTTTCTATTCGGAAGGAAAGACCTTTAAAATTACCGCTAAACGTTCTGATAAGACCTTTGAATTGGACACAGACGGGATCAATCAATTATTTGGGGCTTTTATCCTTAAAAACTTTCCTGATATCAAGGTGAATGTAAAAAAACCTGATATCAACCTGACGATTGAAGTGAGGAAGGATGCGGCTTACCTTTCCTGTGAAACCATAAGGGGAGCAGGCGGCCTTCCAATCGGAACCGGCGGAAAAGGGATGCTCATGATATCGGGAGGCATTGACAGTCCGGTAGCCGGCTATTTGGCAATGAAGCGCGGCGTGGAGCTGGAGGCAATCCATTTCCATAGCCCGCCATTCACGAGCGAGCGGGCGAAGCAAAAAGTGATCGATCTTGCAGAAAAGCTTTCAGAAGTGAGCGGGAGCATTCGTCTGCATATTGTTCCTTTTACAGAGATCCAACAGGCGATCCGGAGTCAAATCCCAGAAAACTATTCCATGACTGCAACCAGAAGGGCAATGCTGAGGATTGCAGACCAGATACGCGAAAGGCAGGGCGGCCTTGCCATTATTACAGGAGAAAGCCTTGGGCAGGTCGCCAGCCAGACGCTTGAGAGCATGTATGCAATCAATGAAGTTACGAATACGCCGGTATTAAGGCCGCTGATTACGATGGACAAGACTGAAATCATTGAATTGGCAACACAGTTGGGAACCTACGATATATCAATCCTGCCATATGAGGATTGCTGCACAGTGTTTGTCCCGTCATCCCCAAAAACAAAACCTAAATTAGAAAAAGTACAGTATTATGAAAGTTTTCATGATTTTGGCCCACTTATGGAAAGCGCAGTTGAAGGAACGGAAACGATTAGGATTTCCCCGGGTTACAGCAGTTATTATGCAGGGATAAATAATCTTTTTTAG
- a CDS encoding alpha/beta-type small acid-soluble spore protein → MANNNSNQLLVPGAEQALQQMKVEIASEFGVNLGAETTSRANGSVGGEITKRLVSMAQQQLGGGYSR, encoded by the coding sequence ATGGCTAACAACAACAGCAACCAACTTCTAGTTCCAGGAGCTGAACAAGCTCTTCAACAAATGAAAGTTGAAATCGCATCTGAATTCGGCGTAAACCTTGGTGCAGAAACTACTTCTCGCGCTAACGGATCTGTCGGTGGTGAAATCACTAAGCGCCTCGTTTCTATGGCTCAACAACAACTTGGCGGCGGTTACTCTAGGTAA
- the ezrA gene encoding septation ring formation regulator EzrA, which translates to MELIIGFIFLVIALFIIGYFIKRKHFKEIDRLEAWKLNIMDRPVLAEMSRVKQLNMTGQTEEMFERWRSEWDEVVTVMLPDVEELLFDGEEYIDKYRFGKAKEVQRAIQAKLEETEEWIKRILSELTELVGSEEKNKVEIEELKEMYRESRKTLLAHRHSYGNAEKKLEEILDDAMAGFKEFEERTDHGDYLQAREIVLGLRKQLEDVSMQMDRIPQMLIECQSLLPSQIAELKAGQREMAGQGYYLEHLELEAEAEKLEKELRVYLSLIEDVQIEKVEEGTISLRERIEGLLDLLEKEVHAKHFILEKKDASAEVLSNIRDANEKLRAEVSHVQETYHLSENDLSFQRKLEKKLTDLVTRYEILEEKIKMNETAQTSLSSELEEIRVDLEAFREDQLSFSKKLSDLRKDEMEAKETVRELIMKISDTSRLVARSNIPGLPEEYTYLLEDGDDSIRNVMGKLEEKPLDMDAVKKHLEIAELTIEKLVGTTEEMVENVILAERVIQYGNRYRSKYPSVAKGLSEAEKSFRNFDYQKALEQAATSIEEIDPGAIKKIETFIEND; encoded by the coding sequence ATGGAACTCATTATCGGATTTATTTTCCTGGTTATTGCACTATTTATAATAGGCTATTTTATAAAAAGAAAGCACTTTAAAGAAATCGACAGGCTTGAAGCCTGGAAGCTGAATATTATGGACAGGCCAGTCCTGGCCGAAATGTCAAGAGTTAAACAGCTCAATATGACCGGCCAGACAGAGGAAATGTTCGAGCGGTGGAGAAGCGAGTGGGATGAAGTTGTCACTGTCATGCTGCCTGATGTCGAAGAATTGCTGTTTGATGGAGAAGAGTACATAGATAAATATAGATTTGGCAAGGCAAAAGAGGTACAGAGGGCAATCCAGGCAAAACTCGAAGAGACTGAGGAGTGGATTAAACGGATCCTATCCGAACTGACTGAGCTTGTCGGAAGCGAAGAAAAGAACAAGGTTGAGATTGAGGAACTGAAGGAAATGTACAGGGAATCAAGAAAGACTTTGCTTGCCCACAGGCACAGTTACGGGAATGCCGAGAAAAAACTTGAAGAAATTCTTGATGATGCCATGGCTGGCTTCAAGGAGTTTGAAGAGAGAACTGACCATGGCGATTATTTGCAGGCCAGGGAGATTGTTCTGGGGCTTCGGAAACAGCTTGAAGACGTAAGCATGCAAATGGACCGAATTCCACAGATGCTCATCGAATGCCAGTCCCTTCTGCCTTCCCAAATAGCTGAATTAAAGGCCGGCCAGCGGGAAATGGCTGGGCAGGGATATTATCTGGAGCACCTCGAACTGGAAGCCGAAGCGGAAAAACTGGAAAAAGAACTTCGCGTTTACTTATCTTTAATTGAAGATGTACAGATCGAGAAAGTTGAGGAAGGCACGATAAGCCTGCGGGAACGGATTGAGGGACTTCTGGATCTTCTTGAAAAAGAAGTTCATGCGAAACACTTTATACTTGAAAAAAAGGATGCATCGGCCGAAGTGCTTAGTAATATCCGGGATGCCAATGAGAAGCTGAGAGCCGAGGTTTCCCATGTCCAAGAGACATATCATTTATCCGAAAACGATTTGTCGTTCCAAAGAAAGCTTGAAAAGAAATTAACTGACCTTGTGACAAGGTATGAAATTCTCGAAGAGAAAATAAAAATGAATGAAACGGCCCAGACTTCCCTCAGCTCCGAACTGGAAGAGATTAGGGTGGACTTGGAAGCTTTCCGTGAAGACCAATTGAGTTTCTCAAAAAAACTGAGCGATCTCCGTAAAGATGAGATGGAAGCAAAAGAAACAGTTCGGGAATTGATAATGAAAATTTCCGATACCTCTAGGCTTGTCGCAAGGAGCAACATCCCCGGCCTCCCGGAAGAGTACACTTATCTGCTGGAGGATGGGGACGACAGTATCCGGAATGTTATGGGAAAACTTGAGGAAAAACCTCTTGATATGGATGCGGTTAAAAAGCATCTTGAAATTGCCGAACTGACTATTGAGAAGCTAGTGGGCACTACGGAAGAGATGGTGGAAAATGTAATTCTTGCAGAGCGGGTCATCCAGTACGGGAATCGATACCGGAGCAAATACCCATCTGTTGCAAAAGGCTTATCAGAGGCAGAAAAATCATTCAGGAATTTCGATTATCAGAAAGCCCTGGAACAGGCTGCCACATCGATAGAAGAAATTGATCCGGGAGCAATCAAAAAGATTGAAACCTTCATCGAAAATGATTAA
- the mbcS gene encoding acyl-CoA synthetase MbcS: protein MNRNDLIAPQQYNLATEVERFASDEKKLALLWENETGETKNITYRKLMQEVNRAGNVLLKSGLEKGDKLLVVIPRLIEAYVVYLAALKAGLAVIPSSEMLREKDLQYRISHGDVKAVVCFHTFAAEFENISKEGLLKFSVGKRLDGWEYLDEAMEKASAQMEPAATSRDDMAFLSYTSGTTGNPKGVVHTHGWAYAHLRTAAPNWLCIKEEDTVWATAGPGWQKWIWSPFLSVLGSGATGLVYNGKFDPQKYLRLLEKYEVNVLCCTPTEYRIMAKADNLEDYKLPELRSAVSAGEPLNREVIDTFKKFFDIDVRDGYGQTENTLLVGITRDMELRPGSMGKPTPGNKVEIVNEQGEICEPGEVGDIAVHIESPALFKNYYKDPERTSMQFRGDYYITGDKAKKDEEGYFWFEGRGDDIIISSGYTIGPFEVEDALVKHPLVRECAVVASPDEIRGNIVKAFVVLKEQPDMDEAELVKELQEHVKNLTAPYKYPRKIDFIDELPKTTSGKIRRIELRQKEMASSGRK, encoded by the coding sequence ATGAACCGCAATGACCTGATCGCTCCGCAGCAATACAACTTAGCAACCGAAGTAGAACGCTTTGCATCCGATGAAAAAAAGCTCGCACTTTTATGGGAAAATGAAACCGGAGAGACGAAGAATATTACATACAGGAAATTAATGCAGGAAGTAAACAGGGCTGGAAATGTCCTTCTAAAGTCAGGCCTTGAAAAAGGGGACAAATTGCTTGTTGTCATCCCCCGCCTGATTGAGGCATATGTTGTATATCTCGCCGCGCTCAAAGCAGGCCTGGCAGTTATCCCTAGTTCGGAGATGCTTCGTGAAAAGGATCTTCAGTACAGGATTTCACACGGTGATGTAAAAGCTGTCGTATGCTTTCACACATTTGCGGCAGAATTTGAAAACATCAGTAAGGAAGGCCTGTTGAAATTTTCTGTTGGAAAGCGCCTGGATGGATGGGAATACCTTGATGAAGCAATGGAAAAAGCTTCTGCGCAGATGGAACCGGCTGCAACGAGCCGCGATGATATGGCCTTTTTATCTTATACGTCAGGAACAACCGGGAACCCAAAAGGCGTGGTCCATACTCACGGGTGGGCCTACGCACACTTAAGGACTGCCGCGCCAAACTGGCTCTGCATCAAGGAAGAGGACACAGTCTGGGCAACTGCAGGCCCCGGCTGGCAAAAATGGATTTGGAGCCCGTTCCTGTCTGTTCTCGGCTCTGGTGCGACAGGACTTGTTTACAATGGGAAATTTGATCCCCAAAAATATTTGCGGCTTCTTGAGAAATATGAAGTAAATGTTTTATGCTGCACCCCGACTGAATACAGGATCATGGCCAAAGCGGATAATCTCGAGGACTACAAGCTGCCTGAGCTGCGTAGTGCCGTTTCCGCTGGGGAGCCGCTGAACCGGGAAGTCATTGATACGTTTAAAAAGTTCTTTGATATTGATGTAAGGGATGGATATGGACAGACAGAAAATACGCTGCTTGTCGGGATTACAAGGGATATGGAGCTTAGGCCCGGATCCATGGGCAAGCCTACGCCTGGCAATAAAGTTGAAATTGTCAATGAGCAAGGTGAAATTTGCGAACCTGGCGAAGTAGGTGACATTGCTGTGCATATTGAATCCCCGGCTCTTTTCAAAAACTATTATAAAGACCCCGAGCGGACATCCATGCAATTCAGGGGAGATTATTATATAACAGGAGATAAAGCTAAAAAGGATGAAGAAGGTTACTTTTGGTTTGAAGGACGGGGCGATGATATTATCATCAGTTCAGGATATACAATCGGGCCGTTTGAAGTCGAGGATGCGCTCGTGAAGCATCCGCTTGTCAGGGAATGTGCGGTAGTCGCGAGTCCTGATGAAATAAGAGGAAATATTGTCAAGGCGTTTGTAGTCCTGAAGGAGCAGCCTGACATGGATGAAGCCGAACTTGTCAAGGAACTGCAGGAGCATGTTAAAAATCTGACAGCTCCCTATAAGTATCCCCGGAAAATAGATTTTATTGATGAATTGCCAAAAACAACATCGGGAAAAATTCGCAGAATCGAACTGCGGCAGAAGGAGATGGCATCCTCCGGCAGAAAATAG
- the refZ gene encoding forespore capture DNA-binding protein RefZ → MRKNSKEAIVSAAIGLFNTKGYSGTSIRDIAARAGVNPSNISYYFDSKQGLLEYCFTDYFERYLVLIEEALPLLESGAAACLKKTLENILYFQCANIHMSRFIVREMSLDSQVVREIMSTYYQKEKFYFQEVLETGMRTGEFRKHSPDYAIIQLKGLLTMPFLNPHYITEVLHVFPYERYFVEKYLEQILLWLDGTLLNTQFGMPSFAI, encoded by the coding sequence ATGCGGAAAAATTCTAAGGAAGCGATAGTCTCTGCGGCTATAGGGCTATTCAATACAAAGGGTTACTCAGGAACTTCGATACGTGATATCGCCGCGAGAGCAGGCGTAAACCCGTCCAATATTAGTTATTATTTTGATAGTAAACAGGGGTTGCTGGAATATTGCTTTACCGATTACTTTGAACGTTACTTGGTGCTGATCGAGGAGGCGCTTCCTTTACTTGAGTCAGGAGCCGCCGCCTGCCTGAAAAAAACGTTGGAAAATATCTTATATTTCCAATGCGCAAACATTCATATGTCCAGGTTCATTGTAAGGGAGATGTCGCTTGATTCCCAGGTTGTAAGGGAAATCATGTCAACCTATTATCAAAAAGAGAAATTCTATTTCCAGGAAGTACTGGAGACTGGAATGAGAACGGGCGAATTCAGGAAACATTCTCCTGATTATGCAATCATCCAGTTGAAGGGCCTTCTGACTATGCCTTTTTTGAATCCTCATTATATTACGGAAGTGCTCCATGTCTTTCCGTATGAACGATATTTTGTTGAGAAATATTTGGAACAGATTTTATTGTGGCTTGATGGGACACTCTTGAATACTCAATTTGGGATGCCGTCATTTGCCATTTAA
- the rpsD gene encoding 30S ribosomal protein S4, with protein sequence MARYTGPSWKISRRLGISLSGTGKELEKRPYAPGQHGPNQRKKLSEYGLQLQEKQKLRHMYGVNERQFRTLFDRAGKMAGVHGENFMILLESRLDNVVYRLGLARTRRAARQLVNHGHILVDGSRVDIPSYRVAPGQTISLREKSRNLDVVKESLSVNSFVPDYLTFDADKLEGTFTRLPERSELPAEINETFIVEFYSR encoded by the coding sequence ATGGCTCGTTATACCGGCCCAAGCTGGAAAATTTCCCGCCGTCTTGGAATTTCACTAAGCGGTACAGGAAAAGAACTAGAAAAGCGTCCATACGCACCAGGACAACATGGTCCTAACCAACGCAAGAAGCTTTCCGAATACGGATTGCAGCTTCAAGAAAAGCAAAAGCTTCGTCACATGTACGGAGTGAACGAGCGCCAATTCCGCACTTTGTTTGACAGAGCCGGAAAAATGGCTGGAGTTCATGGCGAAAACTTCATGATTCTTCTTGAATCACGCCTTGACAACGTTGTTTATCGTTTAGGCCTTGCTCGCACTCGCCGTGCAGCACGCCAATTGGTAAACCACGGCCACATCCTTGTGGACGGTTCCCGCGTTGACATTCCGTCATACCGCGTAGCGCCAGGCCAAACAATCAGCCTGCGTGAAAAATCCCGCAATCTTGATGTTGTTAAAGAATCTTTGTCTGTGAACAGCTTTGTTCCTGACTACTTGACTTTCGATGCAGACAAGCTAGAGGGCACATTTACTCGCCTTCCTGAGCGTTCAGAGCTTCCTGCTGAAATCAACGAAACATTCATCGTCGAGTTCTATTCACGTTAA
- a CDS encoding GAF domain-containing protein has product MFNVEMYKGSREENYSLVIKQLHSLLDGEKNAIANLSNASALLNQFLDRINWVGFYLVEGESELVLGPFQGLPACVRIPFGRGVCGTSAVKLETIRVEDVHLFPGHIACDAASQSEIVIPLVKESRLLGVLDIDSPEKNRFDELDQEKLEEFAAALVKYL; this is encoded by the coding sequence ATGTTTAATGTCGAAATGTATAAAGGCAGCAGGGAAGAAAACTATTCCCTTGTCATAAAGCAGCTCCATTCTCTGCTTGATGGGGAGAAAAACGCCATAGCCAATCTAAGCAATGCTTCCGCCCTTCTCAACCAGTTCCTCGACCGGATCAACTGGGTCGGGTTTTACCTTGTCGAAGGGGAGAGTGAACTTGTCCTCGGCCCTTTCCAAGGACTTCCCGCCTGTGTAAGGATTCCGTTTGGCAGGGGAGTTTGCGGGACTTCAGCCGTGAAACTAGAAACAATCCGGGTTGAAGATGTCCATCTTTTCCCTGGCCATATCGCCTGTGATGCAGCTTCGCAGTCGGAAATTGTTATTCCTTTAGTGAAGGAAAGCCGCCTTCTGGGCGTACTTGATATCGATTCGCCAGAGAAAAACAGATTTGATGAACTCGACCAGGAAAAACTCGAGGAATTCGCAGCTGCCCTTGTAAAATATCTATAA
- the megL gene encoding methionine gamma-lyase: MPDKELKLETRMIHSGYSPEDYKGSLVPPLFQTSTFVFDSAEQGGNRFAGEEEGYIYTRLGNPTVKAFEDRIAELEGAEAALAFSSGMAAVSAIFFSLAKTGGHILCSQGVYGCTYGLLKLMQENFGITHSFSSMETAEEVREGIQDQTCFIFIETPINPTMNLVDLKMVAEVASEKGIPVVVDNTFCSPYLQKPIELGCDISLHSATKYICGHGDVVAGAAVGKADFMKKVAMSAQKDMGGVISPFDAWLLLRGMKTLAVRMDRHCENAEKIFNYLKAHPKVGTIYYPGDPENREYHIAKKQMRQHGGLISFEVKGTMETARKFMNELQLIKIAVSLGDAETLVQHPATMTHSGVAEEDREKMGISDSLIRLSIGLEAWEDIRDDLEQALEKI, from the coding sequence GTGCCAGATAAAGAATTAAAATTGGAAACACGAATGATTCACTCAGGCTACTCACCAGAAGACTATAAGGGAAGCTTGGTTCCACCGCTATTTCAAACATCAACCTTTGTATTCGACAGTGCCGAGCAGGGGGGAAACAGATTTGCCGGTGAAGAAGAAGGATATATATATACCCGCCTGGGAAATCCGACTGTTAAGGCGTTTGAAGACAGAATAGCGGAACTCGAAGGGGCTGAGGCTGCGCTTGCTTTTTCATCAGGAATGGCTGCGGTATCTGCAATTTTTTTCTCATTGGCAAAAACAGGCGGACATATCCTTTGTTCACAGGGAGTCTATGGCTGTACGTATGGCTTGTTAAAATTGATGCAGGAAAATTTCGGAATCACACACAGTTTTTCTTCTATGGAAACTGCGGAAGAAGTTAGGGAAGGTATTCAGGATCAAACTTGCTTTATTTTCATTGAAACTCCAATCAATCCAACCATGAATTTGGTGGACTTGAAAATGGTGGCTGAAGTTGCCTCGGAAAAAGGAATCCCCGTAGTGGTTGATAACACCTTTTGTTCACCTTATTTGCAAAAACCGATCGAGTTGGGGTGTGACATATCATTGCATAGTGCCACAAAGTATATTTGCGGCCATGGTGATGTCGTTGCCGGAGCAGCCGTCGGAAAAGCGGATTTTATGAAAAAGGTCGCGATGTCGGCGCAAAAGGATATGGGCGGAGTTATTTCTCCTTTTGATGCCTGGCTTTTGTTGAGGGGCATGAAAACGTTGGCTGTCAGGATGGATCGGCACTGTGAGAACGCAGAAAAGATTTTCAATTATTTAAAGGCTCATCCGAAAGTAGGCACTATTTATTATCCTGGCGATCCGGAAAATAGAGAATATCATATTGCTAAAAAACAAATGAGGCAACACGGAGGCCTTATCTCTTTCGAGGTGAAAGGAACGATGGAAACTGCCCGGAAATTTATGAATGAGTTACAATTAATCAAAATCGCGGTAAGCCTCGGGGATGCAGAGACACTTGTCCAACATCCGGCAACAATGACCCATTCGGGAGTTGCGGAGGAGGACCGGGAGAAAATGGGGATTTCTGATTCACTTATCCGGCTGTCGATTGGATTGGAAGCCTGGGAGGACATTCGCGACGACCTGGAGCAGGCACTGGAAAAAATATAA
- a CDS encoding cysteine desulfurase family protein → MIYFDNSATTKPYKEVLESFLKVSTDFFGNPSSLHGIGAVAEKLLSQARIQIAGLLEVEAEEICFTSGGTESNNLALKGAAAAYRNRGNHLISTAVEHASVRESLFQLEKRGYEITFLPVDSEGRVSPDDIRKAINEDTILVSVMQVNNEVGTIQPIKEIGEMLRSFPKVLFHVDGVQGAGKLPLNLKEAGVDLYSFSAHKFHGLKGNGGLFAKKGIKLEPLLSGGSQENLRRGGTENPAGAAAMAKALRMSLERRTEKLKVVEEIRGKLMDGLGKINGLFINTPMNGAAPHIINFSVPGIKAETFVHSLEEHEIYVSTTSACSSKKKSASKTLQAMGVDDDLAESAVRISLSFENTLEEAEVVLKTIEKTVAKLGKVLN, encoded by the coding sequence ATGATTTATTTCGACAATAGCGCGACGACAAAACCATATAAAGAGGTTCTTGAATCGTTTTTAAAGGTATCTACTGATTTTTTTGGCAATCCTTCTTCCCTCCATGGGATTGGGGCAGTTGCTGAAAAATTGCTCAGTCAGGCAAGAATACAAATTGCCGGGCTGCTAGAGGTTGAAGCGGAGGAAATTTGCTTTACTTCAGGGGGAACCGAAAGCAATAATCTCGCACTCAAGGGTGCGGCCGCCGCCTATCGAAACAGGGGGAACCATTTAATTTCCACGGCGGTGGAGCATGCATCTGTCCGTGAATCTTTATTTCAACTGGAAAAACGTGGTTACGAAATTACCTTTTTACCTGTCGACAGCGAAGGGAGAGTTTCTCCGGATGATATCAGGAAGGCAATAAACGAAGACACAATCCTCGTTTCAGTCATGCAGGTGAATAACGAAGTTGGAACTATCCAGCCAATAAAGGAAATCGGTGAAATGCTCCGTTCCTTCCCGAAAGTTTTATTTCATGTGGATGGAGTGCAGGGCGCCGGTAAACTTCCGCTAAATTTAAAAGAGGCTGGAGTTGACTTGTATTCCTTTTCGGCTCATAAATTCCATGGACTGAAAGGGAACGGGGGCCTTTTTGCAAAAAAAGGAATCAAGCTTGAGCCGCTCCTCTCAGGAGGAAGCCAGGAGAACCTCCGCCGGGGAGGGACAGAAAACCCCGCCGGTGCGGCAGCGATGGCAAAGGCATTAAGAATGTCACTTGAAAGGCGGACTGAAAAGCTGAAGGTTGTTGAGGAAATTAGGGGGAAATTGATGGACGGCCTTGGGAAAATCAACGGACTTTTTATTAATACACCGATGAACGGAGCTGCCCCTCACATTATCAACTTTTCCGTCCCTGGCATTAAAGCTGAGACATTTGTCCACAGCCTTGAAGAACATGAAATTTATGTTTCAACTACTAGCGCATGTTCTTCTAAAAAGAAATCCGCAAGTAAAACACTGCAGGCAATGGGAGTGGATGATGATTTGGCTGAAAGCGCCGTCAGAATCAGCCTGTCCTTTGAAAATACATTGGAAGAAGCAGAAGTTGTCTTAAAAACAATTGAAAAAACAGTTGCCAAGCTGGGAAAGGTTTTGAACTAA
- the tyrS gene encoding tyrosine--tRNA ligase: MGLLEDLQWRGIIYQQTDEEGIKETLEKEKISLYCGMDPTGDSMHIGHLLPFLTLRRFQEQGHKPIVLVGGATGLIGDPKPSEERQLQTIEKVQHNVECLTSQLKMIFDFEGENGAVMVNNYEWTKDLDIITFLRDYGKHVGINYMLAKDTIANRLETGISFTEFTYTILQGMDFKHLYENHQCRLQIGGSDQWGNITTGLELIRKMVPDGPKAFGLTIPLVTKADGTKFGKTEGGAIWLDPEKTTPYEFYQFWINTADADVVKYLKYFTFLHHEAIEELEQSVQNEPHLRKAQKALAEEMTRLIHGQASLDQAIKITAALFSGDVKNLTASEIQQGFKDVPSYQFSGEENLVDLLVAAKISPSKRQAREDITNGAVSVNGEKVTDSAHALTAEDRIEGQFTIIRRGKKKYHLIKY; encoded by the coding sequence ATGGGTTTATTGGAGGATTTGCAGTGGAGAGGTATCATTTACCAGCAGACAGATGAAGAAGGTATAAAAGAAACGCTTGAAAAAGAGAAAATATCTCTGTATTGCGGGATGGATCCGACTGGGGACAGCATGCATATCGGCCATTTGCTGCCGTTCTTAACATTGAGGAGATTCCAGGAACAAGGGCATAAGCCGATTGTCCTCGTGGGTGGGGCGACTGGACTGATTGGCGATCCAAAGCCATCAGAGGAGAGGCAGTTGCAGACAATTGAGAAGGTACAGCATAATGTGGAGTGCCTAACATCCCAGTTAAAAATGATTTTTGACTTTGAAGGCGAGAATGGCGCGGTCATGGTCAATAACTATGAGTGGACAAAGGATCTTGATATTATCACATTCCTCAGGGATTATGGGAAACACGTCGGCATTAACTACATGCTTGCCAAAGACACGATTGCAAACAGGCTTGAAACAGGCATATCGTTTACTGAGTTTACGTACACCATTTTGCAAGGCATGGATTTTAAACATTTATATGAGAATCATCAATGCCGCCTGCAAATCGGCGGAAGCGACCAGTGGGGCAATATTACGACCGGATTGGAATTGATCCGTAAAATGGTTCCTGATGGCCCGAAGGCATTCGGCCTTACAATTCCGCTTGTGACCAAAGCGGATGGCACAAAGTTTGGGAAAACGGAGGGCGGCGCCATCTGGCTCGATCCTGAAAAGACAACGCCTTACGAGTTCTACCAATTCTGGATCAATACAGCGGACGCAGATGTTGTGAAATACTTGAAGTACTTTACATTCCTGCATCATGAGGCAATTGAAGAGCTGGAGCAATCGGTACAGAACGAGCCTCATCTCCGCAAGGCGCAAAAAGCTCTTGCCGAAGAAATGACCCGCCTAATCCATGGCCAGGCATCGCTTGATCAAGCGATTAAAATCACCGCTGCATTATTCAGCGGCGATGTGAAAAATTTAACGGCTTCGGAAATACAGCAAGGCTTTAAGGATGTCCCTTCCTACCAGTTCTCAGGTGAAGAAAATCTCGTCGACCTGTTAGTCGCGGCGAAGATTTCACCATCAAAACGCCAGGCGCGTGAGGATATCACAAATGGCGCCGTTTCAGTGAACGGAGAAAAGGTGACGGATTCAGCCCATGCTCTCACTGCAGAAGACAGGATAGAGGGACAATTTACTATTATCAGAAGAGGGAAGAAAAAGTACCATTTAATTAAATACTAA
- a CDS encoding DUF6954 family protein, giving the protein MPDRNKYRHSSVYYVKGVIRLKMLWNIFFISLFALVTFFGLGPVLMADGVLKERILTAAVVIAIYVFLSILYKKIVFRKN; this is encoded by the coding sequence TTGCCAGACAGAAACAAGTACAGGCATAGCAGCGTCTACTATGTAAAAGGGGTGATTAGGTTGAAGATGCTATGGAATATTTTCTTTATTTCACTTTTTGCCCTTGTCACGTTTTTTGGCCTCGGGCCTGTCCTTATGGCTGACGGAGTCCTTAAGGAACGGATTTTAACAGCCGCAGTTGTCATTGCCATTTATGTCTTCCTGTCCATTCTCTACAAAAAAATAGTTTTTCGAAAAAATTAG